A single region of the Streptomyces sp. NBC_01803 genome encodes:
- the prfB gene encoding peptide chain release factor 2 produces MAVLDVSEALKSLTSTMESIEAVIDLDQLRADIAVLEDQAAAPSLWDDPEHAQRVTSRLSLLQGQLRKIEELRSRIEDVEILFELAETESDADARREAETDLDSVRKSVAELEVRTLLSGEYDQREAMISIRAEAGGVDAADFAEQLQRMYLRWAERRGYPTEVLDTSFAEEAGIKSTTFAVKAPYAYGTLSVEQGTHRMVRISPYDNQGRRQTSFAGVEVLPVVEQTDHIEVPENEIRVDVFRSSGPGGQSVNTTDSAVRITHLPTGIVVSCQNEKSQIQNRAAAMRVLQSRLLAHQRAQEQAKMDALKSEGGNSWGNQMRSYVLQPYQMVKDLRTEHEVGNPQAVLDGDIDDFLEAGIRWRKQREK; encoded by the coding sequence GGCGGACATCGCCGTGCTGGAGGACCAGGCCGCGGCGCCCAGCCTCTGGGACGACCCGGAGCACGCCCAGCGGGTGACCAGCAGGCTTTCGCTGCTCCAGGGCCAGCTGCGCAAGATCGAGGAGCTGCGGAGCCGGATCGAGGACGTCGAGATTCTCTTCGAGCTCGCCGAGACCGAGAGCGACGCCGACGCGCGCCGCGAGGCCGAGACCGACCTGGACTCCGTGCGCAAGTCGGTCGCCGAGCTGGAGGTCCGCACGCTCCTGTCCGGCGAGTACGACCAGCGCGAGGCCATGATCAGCATCCGCGCCGAGGCGGGCGGCGTGGACGCGGCGGACTTCGCCGAGCAGCTCCAGCGGATGTATCTGCGCTGGGCCGAGCGCAGGGGATACCCGACCGAGGTGCTGGACACCTCGTTCGCCGAGGAGGCCGGCATCAAGTCGACCACCTTCGCGGTCAAGGCGCCCTACGCCTACGGCACGCTCTCCGTCGAGCAGGGCACGCACCGGATGGTCCGCATCTCTCCCTATGACAACCAGGGGCGCCGCCAGACCTCCTTCGCCGGGGTCGAGGTGCTGCCGGTGGTGGAGCAGACCGACCACATCGAGGTGCCGGAGAACGAGATCCGGGTGGACGTCTTCCGCTCCTCCGGTCCCGGTGGCCAGTCGGTGAACACGACGGACTCGGCGGTCCGGATCACCCACCTCCCGACCGGCATCGTCGTCTCCTGCCAGAACGAGAAGTCCCAGATCCAGAACCGCGCCGCCGCCATGCGCGTCCTCCAGTCCCGCCTGCTGGCTCACCAACGGGCGCAGGAGCAGGCCAAGATGGACGCCCTGAAGAGCGAGGGCGGGAACTCCTGGGGCAACCAGATGCGCAGTTACGTCCTGCAGCCGTACCAGATGGTCAAGGATCTCCGTACGGAACACGAAGTCGGAAACCCGCAGGCCGTTTTGGACGGCGATATCGACGACTTCCTGGAAGCGGGAATCCGCTGGCGGAAACAGCGGGAGAAGTAA